The region GTGTCCTTGGTAACGGGTAGGGCTGTAAGCTCCCTGACCGAAAGAAATCCAGCCGGGTCCTGAGCTGTTGTAGAAGTGTATGAAAGGAACAGAAGGCTTATGATGGTAAATATTCTGATCATAGGAATAAGGGTTTATTTACTGCCAGATTTTTAAACCACTTTAAATGCTGGTTCAACTAAAAGAGTCATTGTATAAGCTATGCGTCATAGCTGCAGGAGATGCATTCGTAGTTTAGGGATGATCTTTTACCTTACTAGTACTATATGCTTTAAAAGAAAAAATGTTTTAAATAAATCGTTTTATATTCATATTAATTGTAAGGCAGCTGTTGAAGCGGTGTTTGCTATTGCCAACGTGAGTACGGACATAGGAGCTTGTGGAACGCTGAGGTGTTGACCAAGGAAATCGTGTAATACTACAGCTTGCCTAGCTATTTTTTTGCTCCAGATCGGCAGGCTTCAATCAGGATCTAAATTGATATAGCCTTTTTTCAAGCTCCAATACTTTCTTGAAATTATGTTTCATAGAAGTATAATTCCTCAGGGCGTATAATTTATAAAAGAGTGATAAGAGCATAAGCCTTTGATGCACAGTTCCCTTATTTCGGCTCCTTGAAACTACCTTCCCAAGCAACACCCATAAAAGTCTTCTAAAGTAAAAGACGAAGACCTTGAGGAGGTTTATGTTAAAGTACACCATCCCCTTGCAATTCTGATTAACCCTAAGCCGGTAGGGAATGAGTACGGCGAGGCTCTCGGCCCCCTCCTTTAGAAGCTGCCTGTAATAGTCCGATGAAATGCGATGCTGAGGGATGAAATGCTTAAACCTGAGCCTTTCGTCATACCAAATGTCATAACCTGCCAAGGCAATGGCATAACATAGTTCGTAGTCCCCTCCCGCGCTTAACTGTTTGCCTTTCCTATCGGACAAGAGGGGCTTGAACCCAGCCGCTGCTAATTTTCGAAAGACTGATTTGCGGATGACACAACCAGCACCGTACACCGCGTTATAGGTTGCTTTACCAGAGGCTGCGGCTTGCGGGCCGCTGGCCAACGCGGTAAGGTTGCGCATCCAGGCAGGCGGGTCCTTTTCAAACACCAGCTCGCCGTACCCCCCTAACACACCTGCCGTAGGATTTTCCTTCATAAGGTCATAGGCAAGGTTAACGTAGCCGGGCGATAGCCAATTGTCATCATCGCAGAATAACACGAAGTCATACGCCGCTTCCTGTAGGGCAAGTTCCCGGGCATACGCAAGGCCTTTCCGGGGTTGGTATAAGACCCTGAACGGGGCAGGGCAACGGAATTGACGCCAAGCGGCGGCTGCGGTCGCGGCAGACCGGTCCGAGGAGGCATTATCCACCACCAGAACCTCCCAGAGAACTTCCGGGCGCACCTGCTGCACGGCGATGTGCCGGATAGTATCCGGTAGGCGCGCAGCCCCATTATAGGTGCAAACAATAAGGCTTATGCCTGTACTCATACATAAGAAATATTACGTAGGGTGCGTAGAACTAACCATGGTCGAAGACAAGTATGACAAATGCCCAGCCGGCATTCCTTAAAACAGCTTTATTTAGTTAGAAGCACTTTATGCGTACTAAATCCGGCAGGTGTGATCAATTTTATCAAATAAAGACCTTTGGCCCGGTTTGCCCAGTTCAACTCCAGGTTTACCTTCCCATCCGGGTTGCTAGTGCCATCCTTCATTTTCTCGACCATGTTACCTTTTGCATCATAAATGTGTAGAGAGTAAGAACCCCTGTTAGGTAAAGCGAAGCTGAGGTTTGCCTTGCCCTGAAAGGGATTTGGGTATACCATTAGCCTTAAACTATCTTTGTTTAATTCCGTCTCCTCTGGGTGCGAGGTGACAATCGAAGTGTCATCGGATGCGAGCACGGAGTAACCTTGCTTTCCGGTAGAGGCAAACAGTACGATTTCACCCGTGTAGTTGTTTTTGCTGCTGGTGGCATAGTCGCTGGATTCATTGATGAGGGAGAGCTCAGAGCCAAATTGAATGTCAGAGGTGGATGCCTCTTTGTAATATATCCCTCCGGCACTTGGAGCAGCATATATGACCTTTACCTTGCCGACATGCTCATTCAGAATCACGATAGGGCGGTTGCCCGCTTTGGCAACCTCATACAGGTTATCCCAGGTTCCGGTAGGGCGTCTGACAAGCAGAGCGATTCTTGGCAACCCTGTCTTGTATCCTGTTTTAACCGCGCAGTATAAAGTTCCGTCAGCGGCTACGGCCATGTTCAAGTGGTCGTCGGCCATTCCGTCCCCGCTTTCTACAGCCGACTGGGAGGCAGGTACCTCATCAGTAGACCAGGTGGTAGGGGAGTCTCCATCAGAGTGGGTCATGAAGCCAAACCGCTTGGTATTCTGGTTAGACCATAGCAAGCCAATTTTATTTAAAGCCGGCATATACACCACTGCGCAGATATCATCGTCCGTAAGTCCGCTAGCTACTGCTATGGGGGCACTCCAGGTGCTGTACGGGGTATCGCTCCACCTTACCATGGCGTTGTTTTTTCCATTTGAGGCAAGCCACATTCTGCCCGTCCCGTCAATATCGATGGTGGCGGTCTCAACGCCTGGGTCCAGTGGAATGCTAACGCTAGAGCTTCTCTGGGACCAGTGGGTATACTCGCCTGCAGTCGA is a window of Pontibacter kalidii DNA encoding:
- a CDS encoding glycosyltransferase, producing the protein MSTGISLIVCTYNGAARLPDTIRHIAVQQVRPEVLWEVLVVDNASSDRSAATAAAAWRQFRCPAPFRVLYQPRKGLAYARELALQEAAYDFVLFCDDDNWLSPGYVNLAYDLMKENPTAGVLGGYGELVFEKDPPAWMRNLTALASGPQAAASGKATYNAVYGAGCVIRKSVFRKLAAAGFKPLLSDRKGKQLSAGGDYELCYAIALAGYDIWYDERLRFKHFIPQHRISSDYYRQLLKEGAESLAVLIPYRLRVNQNCKGMVYFNINLLKVFVFYFRRLLWVLLGKVVSRSRNKGTVHQRLMLLSLFYKLYALRNYTSMKHNFKKVLELEKRLYQFRS
- a CDS encoding T9SS type A sorting domain-containing protein, with product MKKSFTPVLLSLLLIFLIHAPTVAEGNQSTLVSFNSGWEFLDSDTDIEGKAGNPTDSGHTFSGETYVAQPMLEGSAEGFVSVTPLSPLPIHTSLGDQPQSKVWKYAGKWWAVLPTTDEGTHIWRLDGTTWTKTLLLSDSDFTRADCKVHGENVHILLFRGANLPSQLISVEYESTAGEYTHWSQRSSSVSIPLDPGVETATIDIDGTGRMWLASNGKNNAMVRWSDTPYSTWSAPIAVASGLTDDDICAVVYMPALNKIGLLWSNQNTKRFGFMTHSDGDSPTTWSTDEVPASQSAVESGDGMADDHLNMAVAADGTLYCAVKTGYKTGLPRIALLVRRPTGTWDNLYEVAKAGNRPIVILNEHVGKVKVIYAAPSAGGIYYKEASTSDIQFGSELSLINESSDYATSSKNNYTGEIVLFASTGKQGYSVLASDDTSIVTSHPEETELNKDSLRLMVYPNPFQGKANLSFALPNRGSYSLHIYDAKGNMVEKMKDGTSNPDGKVNLELNWANRAKGLYLIKLITPAGFSTHKVLLTK